A genomic stretch from Tenrec ecaudatus isolate mTenEca1 chromosome X, mTenEca1.hap1, whole genome shotgun sequence includes:
- the PLP1 gene encoding myelin proteolipid protein, with translation MGLLECCARCLVGAPFASLVATGLCFFGVALFCGCGHEALTGTEKLIETYFSKNYQDYEYLINVIHAFQYVIYGTASFFFLYGALLLAEGFYTTGAVRQIFGDYKTTICGKGLSATFVGITYALTVVWLLVFACSAVPVYIYFNTWTTCQSIAFPSKTSASIGSLCADARMYGVLPWNAFPGKVCGSSLLSICKTAEFQMTFHLFIAAFVGAAATLVSLLTFMIAATYNFAVLKLMGRGTKF, from the exons ATGG GCTTGTTAGAGTGCTGTGCAAGATGTCTGGTAGGGGCCCCCTTTGCTTCCCTGGTGGCCACTGGATTGTGTTTCTTTGGGGTGGCCCTGTTCTGTGGCTGCGGGCATGAAGCACTTACTGGCACAGAAAAACTAATTGAGACCTACTTCTCCAAAAATTACCAGGATTATGAGTATCTCATCAATGT GATCCATGCCTTCCAGTATGTCATCTATGGAActgcctctttcttcttcctttatgGGGCCCTCCTGCTGGCTGAGGGCTTCTACACCACTGGCGCAGTCAGGCAGATCTTTGGCGACTACAAGACTACCATCTGCGGCAAGGGCCTGAGTGCAACG TTTGTGGGCATTACCTATGCCCTGACCGTTGTGTGGCTCCTGGTATTTGCCTGCTCTGCTGTGCCTGTGTACATTTACTTCAACACTTGGACAACCTGTCAGTCTATTGCCTTCCCCAGCAAGACTTCTGCCAGCATAGGCAGTCTCTGTGCTGATGCCAGAATGTACG GTGTTCTTCCATGGAATGCTTTTCCTGGCAAGGTGTGTGGCTCTAGCCTTCTGTCCATCTGCAAAACAGCCGAG TTCCAAATGAccttccacctgtttattgctGCATTTGTGGGGGCCGCAGCCACACTGGTTTCTCTG CTCACCTTCATGATTGCTGCCACTTACAACTTTGCCGTCCTCAAACTCATGGGCCGAGGCACCAAGTTCTGA